One genomic window of Microtus ochrogaster isolate Prairie Vole_2 chromosome 21, MicOch1.0, whole genome shotgun sequence includes the following:
- the Vps72 gene encoding vacuolar protein sorting-associated protein 72 homolog has protein sequence MSLAGGRAPRKTAGNRLSGLLEAEEEDEFYQTTYGGFTEESGDDEYQGDQSDTEDEVDSDFDIDEGDEPSSDGEAEEPRRKRRIVTKAYKEPLKSLRPRKVSTPASSSQKAREEKALLPLELQEDGSDSRKSMRQSTAEHTRQTFLRVQERQGQSRRRKGPHCDRPLTQEELLREAKITEELNLRSLETYERLEADKKKQVHKKRKCPGPIITYHSMTVPLVGEPGPKEENVDVEGLDPAPAASALTPHTGTGAAGAPAHCSRTFITFSDDATFEEWFPQGRPPKVPVREVCPVTHRPALYRDPVTDIPYATARAFKIIREAYKKYITAHGLPPTASALGPGPPAPEPLPGSGPRALRQKIVIK, from the exons ATGAGTTTGGCGGGGGGCCGGGCCCCTCGGAAGACCGCTGGGAACCGGCTTTCCGGGCTCCTGGAAGCCGAGGAGGAAGATGAGTTCTACCAGACGACTTACGGGGGTTTCACAGAG GAATCTGGAGATGATGAGTATCAGGGGGACCAGTCTGATACAGAGGATGAGGTAGACTCCGACTTTGACATTGATGAAGGAGATGAACCATCCAGTGACGGAGAAGCAGAAGAGCCCAGAAGGAAGCGCAGGATTGTCACCAAAGCCTATAAG GAGCCTCTAAAAAGCTTGAGGCCTCGAAAGGTCAGCACCCCAGCAAGTAGCTCTCAGAAGGCCAGAGAGGAGAAGGCACTGCTGCCCCTGGAGCTACAGGAAGATGGCTCTGATA GTCGGAAGTCTATGCGTCAGTCTACAGCCGAGCACACGCGGCAGACTTTCCTTCGGGTTCAAGAGAGGCAGGGACAGTCGCGGAGGCGGAAGGGTCCCCACTGTGATCGACCACTCACCCAGGAAGAGCTGCTCAGGGAGGCCAAGATCACAGAGGAGCTGAACTTACGATCGCTAG AGACCTATGAAAGGCTTGAGGCTGACAAAAAGAAGCAGGTTCACAAGAAGCGGAAGTGCCCTGGGCCAATCATCACCTACCATTCAATGACAGTGCCACTCGTTGGGGAGCCTGGTCCCAAGGAGGAGAATGTGGACGTGGAAGG ACTTGATCCTGCTCCTGCAGCTTCTGCATTGACCCCGCACACTGGGACTGGAGCCGCCGGCGCTCCTGCTCACTGCTCACGCACCTTCATCACATTTAGTGATGATGCAACATTTGAAGAATGGTTCCCCCAAGGGCGCCCCCCGAAGGTCCCTGTGCGGGAGGTCTGCCCAGTGACCCACCGTCCAGCTTTGTACCGAGACCCTGTAACAGACATACCCTATGCCACTGCTCGAGCCTTCAAGATCATTCGTGAGGCCTACAAGAAGTACATCACTGCCCATGGACTACCACCCACTGCCTCTGCCCTCGGCCCCGGTCCCCCGGCCCCTGAGCCACTCCCTGGCTCTGGGCCCCGGGCCTTGCGGCAGAAAATTGTCATCAAGTAG